A genomic segment from Bryobacteraceae bacterium encodes:
- a CDS encoding sigma-70 family RNA polymerase sigma factor: MATESGRPCQLRKKKAIKMSALGHIATMPKIPGSAARSEAPVRGAAEQLTADGARWRSLVSRIRSGDDSGMRELYEIFHKGVRFYLCRQLGVQELEDKVHDTFLIVVEAIRAGELREPERLMGFVRTVVRRQVAAHIDQAVQDRKERADLDVGIRVPDLRQSPEEKCESSERAELMEEVLADLSGRDREILIRFYLREQAQEQICSEMELTTTQFRLLKSRAKARFGELGRKKLVQRSLRRFSVRGNQA; this comes from the coding sequence TTGGCCACCGAAAGCGGCCGGCCGTGCCAACTCCGCAAAAAGAAAGCCATAAAAATGTCTGCTCTTGGACACATAGCGACCATGCCCAAAATACCCGGCTCGGCAGCCCGGAGCGAAGCGCCCGTCCGTGGCGCCGCCGAGCAGCTTACCGCCGACGGTGCGCGCTGGCGCAGCCTGGTGTCGAGGATCCGATCCGGAGACGACTCCGGCATGCGTGAGCTTTACGAGATCTTCCACAAGGGCGTACGGTTCTACCTGTGCCGTCAACTGGGTGTGCAGGAATTGGAAGACAAGGTCCACGACACGTTTCTCATTGTCGTGGAGGCGATTCGGGCAGGCGAGTTGCGGGAACCGGAACGCCTGATGGGTTTCGTTCGCACGGTAGTGCGGCGGCAAGTGGCGGCGCACATCGACCAGGCGGTCCAGGACCGTAAGGAGAGAGCCGATCTCGACGTCGGTATCCGCGTGCCTGACCTTCGGCAGAGCCCCGAAGAAAAGTGCGAGTCTTCCGAACGGGCGGAACTGATGGAAGAAGTGCTCGCCGACCTGTCCGGCCGCGATCGCGAAATCCTGATCCGCTTCTACCTGCGCGAGCAGGCACAGGAGCAGATCTGTTCCGAGATGGAACTGACCACCACGCAGTTCCGCTTGCTGAAGTCCCGCGCCAAAGCGCGTTTTGGCGAGTTGGGAAGAAAAAAGCTCGTCCAACGTTCCCTCCGCAGATTTTCAGTGAGAGGAAATCAAGCCTAA